A genomic window from Gemmatimonas sp. includes:
- a CDS encoding IS30 family transposase, which yields MGNRKGRGHLSPSERAEVWRRWRTGERLAEIAVALQVSEIGVYQHIRKAVGIAELPRLRAAFALMAAEREVISRGLVEALSFRAIAQQIGRPTSTVSREVGRTGGRGTFRAVRAEAAAWERASRPKRCKLATRVRLRRLVAAKLEAKWSPEQIAGWLKRQFPSQPELHVSHETIYRTLYLQARGALKRELTAHLRTQRTERGRRTKPTDRRGRIRDAVSIRERPAEVEDRAVQGHWEGDLLTGRGSSYIATLAERRTRYVVLVNFASKAAPHVAQRLQRQLQHLPEHLIKTLTWDRGHETAEHRAFAVATDMQVYFCDPHSPWQRGTNKNTNGLLHQYFPRSLDLSRLTQRELNAVAQALNNRPRATLDFKSPAEMFNELLR from the coding sequence GTGGGGAATCGAAAGGGACGCGGCCATCTATCGCCGAGCGAGCGGGCAGAGGTGTGGCGTCGCTGGCGCACGGGCGAGCGGCTGGCGGAGATCGCTGTGGCGTTGCAGGTCTCCGAGATTGGCGTCTATCAGCACATCCGGAAGGCGGTCGGGATCGCCGAGCTTCCACGGCTGCGCGCCGCGTTCGCGTTAATGGCGGCTGAGCGCGAGGTGATCTCACGCGGACTGGTCGAGGCGCTGTCATTCCGCGCGATTGCGCAGCAGATCGGCCGGCCGACGTCGACGGTGAGCCGCGAAGTTGGGCGCACTGGCGGTCGCGGTACCTTTCGCGCGGTGCGCGCCGAGGCAGCGGCGTGGGAGCGGGCGAGCCGGCCTAAGCGGTGTAAGCTCGCGACGCGCGTGCGGCTTCGCCGACTCGTGGCCGCGAAACTCGAAGCCAAGTGGTCGCCGGAGCAGATTGCGGGGTGGTTGAAACGGCAGTTTCCCTCCCAGCCCGAGCTGCACGTGTCGCACGAGACGATCTATCGGACGTTGTATCTGCAGGCGCGCGGGGCGCTGAAGCGCGAGCTGACGGCGCACCTGCGGACGCAGCGCACTGAACGCGGGCGCCGGACGAAACCCACGGACCGTCGGGGCCGCATTCGCGACGCGGTGTCCATTCGCGAGCGGCCCGCCGAGGTCGAGGATAGAGCGGTGCAGGGCCACTGGGAAGGCGATCTGCTGACGGGGCGCGGCAGCTCCTATATCGCGACGCTCGCGGAGCGTCGGACGCGTTATGTGGTCTTGGTGAACTTCGCCTCGAAGGCGGCCCCGCATGTCGCGCAACGGCTCCAGCGACAGCTGCAACACTTGCCGGAGCATCTCATCAAAACGCTCACTTGGGATCGCGGCCACGAGACGGCGGAACACCGCGCGTTCGCGGTCGCCACGGACATGCAGGTTTACTTCTGCGACCCGCACAGTCCCTGGCAACGCGGTACCAACAAAAACACTAACGGGTTGCTGCATCAGTACTTTCCGCGCTCGCTCGATCTCTCCCGTCTCACGCAACGGGAGCTCAACGCCGTCGCGCAAGCGCTCAACAACCGGCCGCGTGCGACGCTTGACTTCAAATCTCCCGCCGAGATGTTCAACGAACTGTTGCGCTGA
- a CDS encoding transposase, with protein sequence MQKAKFTDAQIDEIPRQVEAGIAVAELPRTHGIKAGGLNR encoded by the coding sequence ATGCAGAAGGCGAAGTTCACGGACGCGCAGATCGACGAAATTCCACGTCAGGTGGAAGCCGGTATCGCTGTAGCCGAGCTGCCGCGAACGCACGGCATAAAGGCGGGTGGTCTCAATCGGTGA